From Streptomyces chrestomyceticus JCM 4735, one genomic window encodes:
- a CDS encoding ubiquitin-like protein Pup, whose protein sequence is MATKDTGGGQQKATRSTEEVEEQSQDAQAADDLKERQEKLSDDVDSVLDEIDDVLEENAEDFVRSFVQKGGQ, encoded by the coding sequence ATGGCGACCAAGGACACCGGCGGCGGGCAGCAGAAGGCGACGCGTTCGACCGAGGAGGTCGAGGAGCAGTCGCAGGACGCGCAGGCCGCGGACGATCTCAAGGAGCGGCAGGAGAAGCTGTCGGACGACGTCGACTCCGTGCTGGACGAGATCGACGACGTGCTCGAAGAGAACGCCGAGGATTTCGTGCGGTCGTTCGTGCAAAAGGGCGGACAGTAA
- a CDS encoding endonuclease domain-containing protein — protein MDHDRRTGKVRDVLCFSCNAALGQFKDRPDVLGRRPNIRKETCGSQHS, from the coding sequence GTGGATCATGACCGCAGGACAGGTAAGGTCCGGGACGTACTGTGCTTCAGCTGCAACGCAGCGCTGGGCCAATTCAAGGATCGGCCGGACGTCTTGGGGCGGCGGCCGAATATCCGGAAGGAAACGTGTGGAAGCCAACACTCGTAA
- the prcB gene encoding proteasome subunit beta — translation MEANTRNAGHLPAAFLTPGSSSFMDFLGEHAPELLPGRRPPLPVQGTIEAPHGTTIVAASFPGGVVLAGDRRATMGNVIAQRDIEKVFPADEYSAVGIAGTAGLAVEMVKLFQLELEHFEKVEGAQLSLEGKANRLSTMIRSNLGMAMQGLAVVPLFAGWDVDREKGRIFSYDVTGGRSEEHGFASTGSGSVFARGALKKLYREDLTENQAATAVVQALYDAADDDSATGGPDMARRIYPIVTVITDEGFKRYTEAEVSEISRAIHEQRLDQPDGPRAALL, via the coding sequence GTGGAAGCCAACACTCGTAACGCCGGGCATCTACCTGCTGCCTTCCTGACGCCCGGCTCCTCGTCGTTCATGGACTTCCTCGGGGAGCACGCGCCGGAACTGCTGCCGGGCCGGCGTCCGCCGCTGCCCGTGCAGGGGACCATCGAGGCGCCGCACGGCACCACGATCGTCGCGGCGTCCTTCCCCGGCGGGGTGGTGCTCGCCGGTGACCGCCGCGCGACGATGGGCAACGTCATCGCGCAGCGCGACATCGAGAAGGTCTTCCCGGCCGACGAGTACTCGGCCGTCGGCATCGCCGGCACGGCCGGTCTCGCGGTCGAGATGGTCAAGCTCTTCCAGTTGGAGCTGGAGCACTTCGAGAAGGTCGAGGGCGCCCAACTCTCCCTGGAGGGCAAGGCGAACCGCCTCTCGACGATGATCCGCAGCAACCTCGGCATGGCCATGCAGGGCCTGGCCGTGGTGCCGCTGTTCGCCGGCTGGGACGTGGACCGCGAGAAGGGCCGCATCTTCTCGTACGACGTGACCGGCGGGCGCTCGGAGGAGCACGGCTTCGCCTCGACGGGCTCCGGCTCGGTCTTCGCGCGCGGCGCCCTCAAGAAGCTCTACCGCGAAGACCTCACGGAGAACCAGGCCGCCACGGCCGTGGTCCAGGCGCTGTACGACGCCGCGGACGACGACTCGGCGACCGGCGGCCCGGACATGGCCCGCCGGATCTACCCGATCGTCACGGTGATCACCGACGAGGGCTTCAAGCGGTACACCGAGGCGGAGGTGTCGGAGATCTCCCGCGCCATCCACGAGCAGCGGCTCGACCAGCCCGACGGCCCGCGTGCCGCGCTGCTCTGA
- the prcA gene encoding proteasome subunit alpha codes for MSTPFYVSPQQAMADRAEYARKGIARGRSVVVLQYTDGVVFVAENPSRALHKVSEIYDRIAFAAVGKYNEFENLRIGGVRYADLRGYTYDRADVTARGLANVYAQTLGSIFSSAAEKPYEVELIVAEVGNAPEDDQIYRLPHDGSIVDEHGSVAVGGNADQISSYLDQRHRDGMTLGEALKLAVESLSRDNNGGERTLSADQLEVATLDRTRPQQRKFKRILGRQLSRLLEENGAAASEGAADDAADSEGTSGSEGGSGTS; via the coding sequence GTGTCGACGCCGTTCTATGTCTCACCCCAGCAGGCCATGGCCGACCGGGCGGAGTACGCCCGCAAGGGCATCGCGCGCGGCCGCAGCGTCGTGGTGCTGCAGTACACCGACGGCGTGGTCTTCGTCGCCGAGAACCCGTCCCGGGCCCTGCACAAGGTCAGCGAGATCTACGACCGCATCGCCTTCGCGGCGGTCGGCAAGTACAACGAGTTCGAGAACCTGCGCATCGGCGGCGTGCGCTACGCCGACCTGCGCGGCTATACCTACGACCGCGCGGACGTGACCGCGCGCGGCCTTGCCAATGTCTACGCCCAGACCCTCGGCTCGATCTTCTCCAGCGCCGCCGAGAAGCCCTACGAGGTGGAGCTGATCGTCGCGGAGGTGGGCAACGCCCCCGAGGACGACCAGATCTACCGGTTGCCGCACGACGGCTCGATCGTGGACGAGCACGGTTCGGTCGCGGTCGGTGGCAACGCCGATCAGATCAGCAGCTACCTCGATCAGCGGCACCGCGACGGCATGACGCTGGGCGAGGCGCTGAAGCTGGCCGTCGAGTCGCTCTCCCGCGACAACAACGGCGGTGAACGCACGCTCTCCGCCGACCAGTTGGAGGTCGCGACCCTGGACCGTACGCGTCCGCAGCAGCGGAAGTTCAAGCGGATCCTGGGCCGTCAGCTCTCCCGGCTGCTGGAGGAGAACGGCGCCGCGGCCTCCGAGGGCGCCGCGGACGACGCTGCGGACTCCGAGGGCACGTCCGGCTCCGAAGGCGGTTCCGGCACGTCGTGA
- a CDS encoding LacI family DNA-binding transcriptional regulator, giving the protein MRRHTYHGHNPRVHTATYDARSPAPVTAHETTHEHPAAARPGTTAAPRVTSRDVARAAGVSQAAVSLVLGGKWRGRVSPHKADAVRAAARDLGYRPNLAARNLRMGRTRTALLVVPALTSEYFARVYTGAARAAADHGFGVVLYPSPEGIGPARDPFASARAALDGVIASSMATDALTAMRGEELPLVMLDSDPDDAQATATVNPDIADGVRRLTAHLLALGHRRITHLSAAIDSWTFHVRSAAFAEALRGVPDADVRSEPAALSVEAGLHAAHAALTRPGPRPTALLCDDDLLAAGACKAARRLGLRVPEDVSVTGIDDLALARAVEPELTTVGLPAEEVGAAGMRALMTALDGGTPEPVTLPVELLVRGSTAPPP; this is encoded by the coding sequence GTGCGGCGTCATACGTACCATGGGCACAACCCGCGGGTCCATACCGCGACGTACGACGCGAGGAGCCCGGCCCCGGTGACCGCCCACGAGACCACCCACGAGCACCCGGCGGCGGCGCGGCCCGGCACCACCGCCGCACCCCGTGTCACCAGCCGCGACGTCGCCCGCGCCGCCGGTGTCTCGCAGGCCGCCGTCTCCCTCGTGCTGGGCGGCAAGTGGCGCGGCCGTGTCTCACCCCACAAAGCCGACGCGGTACGCGCCGCCGCGCGCGACCTCGGCTACCGCCCCAACCTCGCCGCACGCAACCTGCGGATGGGCCGCACCCGCACCGCCCTGCTCGTCGTCCCCGCCTTGACCAGCGAATACTTCGCCCGCGTCTACACCGGCGCGGCCCGCGCCGCCGCCGACCACGGCTTCGGCGTCGTCCTGTACCCCTCCCCCGAGGGGATCGGCCCGGCCCGCGACCCCTTCGCCTCGGCGCGCGCGGCGCTCGACGGCGTCATCGCCTCCTCCATGGCCACCGACGCCCTGACCGCCATGCGCGGCGAGGAGCTGCCGCTGGTCATGCTGGACAGCGACCCGGACGACGCCCAGGCCACCGCGACCGTCAACCCCGACATCGCCGACGGCGTCCGGCGGCTCACCGCGCATCTGCTCGCCCTCGGCCACCGCCGCATCACCCACCTCTCCGCCGCCATCGACTCCTGGACCTTCCACGTACGGTCCGCAGCCTTCGCGGAGGCGCTGCGCGGCGTCCCGGACGCGGACGTACGCAGCGAGCCCGCCGCGCTCAGCGTGGAAGCCGGTCTGCACGCGGCCCACGCGGCCCTGACCCGGCCGGGCCCCCGCCCCACCGCCCTGCTGTGCGACGACGACCTGCTGGCGGCCGGCGCCTGCAAGGCGGCCCGCCGGCTGGGCCTGCGGGTGCCGGAGGACGTCTCCGTCACCGGCATCGACGACCTGGCGCTGGCCAGGGCCGTGGAGCCGGAACTGACGACCGTGGGGCTGCCCGCCGAGGAGGTCGGGGCCGCCGGGATGCGCGCCCTGATGACCGCCCTGGACGGCGGCACGCCGGAGCCCGTGACGCTGCCCGTCGAGCTGCTGGTGCGCGGCTCGACGGCGCCGCCGCCGTAG
- a CDS encoding MFS transporter, with the protein MAAGYAELLRTRHAARLLAGTLIGRLPNATGPLAVVLFTRAEGGSYVLAGVLSAVYGVCNAIGQPLLGRAVDVYGQPRVMLPSAAVSALGIALLAVVGLDPLPVAYAAMVIAGFFTPPLEGGLRALWPGVLKRADRVHAAYALDAVAQEVLFAVGPLLVTTCVALWSERWALLVINVIGVLGALSVVASPPSRQWRSAPREAHWLGALRSSGMLVLIASFFFVGLALGSIAVAAVAYADQHGGGMVSSYLLSALGVGALLGGVVYGARQWPGHPENRLRLLVALLALGYLPLALTPGVVGMTLLTGVAGVFLAPALACAFVVVDGHAPRGTVTEAFSWLVTTFGVGSALGMTVVGPAVERGGPAAGFGVAGAGGVAALLVLLSTKRFLSPGGRGLVSDAVQATAENDRNEAAQPGFRAGHQA; encoded by the coding sequence ATGGCCGCTGGATACGCGGAATTGCTGAGGACGCGCCACGCGGCCCGGCTGCTGGCCGGAACGCTGATCGGCCGGCTGCCGAACGCGACCGGACCGCTCGCGGTGGTGCTCTTCACCCGGGCCGAGGGCGGCAGCTACGTCCTCGCGGGCGTGCTCTCCGCCGTGTACGGGGTGTGCAACGCGATCGGGCAGCCGCTCCTGGGGCGCGCGGTGGACGTGTACGGGCAGCCGCGCGTGATGCTGCCCTCCGCCGCGGTCTCCGCCCTGGGCATAGCGCTGCTGGCGGTCGTCGGCCTCGACCCGCTGCCCGTGGCGTACGCGGCCATGGTGATCGCCGGGTTCTTCACGCCGCCGCTGGAGGGCGGGCTGCGGGCGCTGTGGCCGGGGGTGCTCAAGCGCGCGGACCGGGTCCATGCCGCGTACGCGCTGGACGCGGTGGCGCAGGAAGTGCTCTTCGCGGTGGGTCCGTTGCTGGTGACGACGTGTGTGGCGCTCTGGTCGGAGCGGTGGGCGCTGCTGGTGATCAACGTGATCGGGGTGCTCGGCGCGCTCTCCGTGGTCGCCTCGCCGCCCTCGCGGCAGTGGCGCAGCGCGCCGCGTGAGGCGCACTGGCTCGGGGCCCTGCGGTCCTCCGGGATGCTGGTGCTGATCGCCTCGTTCTTCTTCGTGGGGCTGGCGCTCGGCTCCATCGCGGTGGCGGCGGTCGCGTACGCCGACCAGCACGGCGGCGGCATGGTCTCCAGCTACCTGCTGTCCGCGCTCGGCGTCGGCGCCCTCCTGGGCGGGGTGGTGTACGGCGCGCGGCAGTGGCCGGGGCACCCGGAGAACCGGCTGCGGCTGCTGGTGGCGCTGCTGGCGCTGGGGTACCTGCCGCTGGCGCTGACGCCGGGCGTGGTGGGGATGACGCTGCTGACGGGGGTGGCGGGGGTGTTCCTGGCGCCGGCGCTGGCGTGCGCGTTCGTCGTCGTGGACGGGCACGCGCCCAGGGGGACGGTCACCGAGGCGTTCTCCTGGCTGGTGACGACGTTCGGGGTCGGGTCCGCGCTGGGGATGACGGTGGTCGGGCCCGCGGTGGAGCGGGGCGGCCCGGCCGCCGGATTCGGCGTGGCGGGGGCGGGCGGCGTCGCCGCACTGCTCGTACTCCTGTCGACAAAGCGCTTTCTTTCCCCCGGTGGACGTGGGCTCGTGAGCGATGCTGTGCAGGCCACGGCGGAAAATGATCGGAACGAGGCCGCCCAACCCGGTTTCAGAGCAGGCCATCAGGCGTAA
- the pafA gene encoding Pup--protein ligase — MDRRIFGLENEYGVTCTFRGQRRLSPDEVARYLFRRVVSWGRSSNVFLRNGARLYLDVGSHPEYATPECDNVTELVTHDKAGERILEGLLVDAERRLHEEGIAGDVYLFKNNTDSAGNSYGCHENYLVARHGEFSRLADILIPFLVTRQLLCGAGKVLQTPRGAVYCVSQRAEHIWEGVSSATTRSRPIINTRDEPHADAERYRRLHVIVGDSNMSETTMLLKVGATDLVLRMIEAGTVMRDLTLENPIRAIREVSHDITGRRKVRLASGREASALEVQQEYYEKAVDFVERRGIRTGTVEQVLELWGRTLEAVRDEDLDRISTEIDWVMKYQLIERYRAKNNISMSHPRVAQIDLAYHDIHRRRGLYYLLERKGQAARICNDLKIFEGKSVPPQTTRARLRGDFIRRAQEQRRDFTVDWVHLKLNDQAQRTVLCKDPFRSVDDRVEKLIAGM; from the coding sequence ATGGACCGCCGCATTTTCGGGCTGGAGAACGAGTACGGCGTCACATGCACGTTCAGGGGACAGCGCCGACTGTCTCCTGACGAGGTGGCTCGGTACCTCTTCCGCCGTGTCGTGTCATGGGGCCGCAGCAGCAATGTCTTCCTGCGGAACGGCGCCCGCCTGTACCTGGACGTGGGATCGCACCCGGAATACGCAACTCCCGAGTGCGACAACGTGACCGAGCTGGTCACCCACGACAAGGCCGGCGAGCGCATTCTCGAAGGTCTGCTGGTCGACGCCGAGCGCCGCCTGCACGAGGAAGGAATCGCGGGCGACGTCTATCTCTTCAAGAACAACACCGATTCCGCCGGAAACTCCTATGGTTGCCACGAAAACTATCTCGTGGCCCGGCACGGGGAGTTCTCCCGGCTCGCGGACATTCTCATTCCGTTCCTGGTGACCCGTCAGCTCCTCTGCGGCGCGGGCAAGGTCCTGCAGACACCGCGCGGGGCCGTCTACTGCGTGAGCCAGCGCGCCGAGCACATCTGGGAGGGCGTCTCCTCCGCGACGACCCGCTCCCGTCCGATCATCAACACCCGCGACGAACCGCACGCCGACGCGGAGCGCTACCGCCGGCTGCACGTCATCGTCGGCGACTCCAACATGTCCGAGACGACCATGCTGCTGAAGGTCGGTGCCACCGACCTCGTCCTGCGCATGATCGAGGCGGGCACGGTCATGCGCGACCTGACCCTGGAGAACCCGATCCGGGCCATCCGGGAGGTCAGCCACGACATAACGGGCCGGCGCAAGGTACGGCTGGCCAGCGGCCGGGAGGCGTCCGCCCTGGAGGTCCAGCAGGAGTACTACGAGAAGGCGGTGGACTTCGTCGAACGGCGCGGTATCCGCACGGGCACCGTCGAGCAGGTCCTGGAGCTGTGGGGCCGTACGCTCGAAGCCGTCCGCGACGAGGACCTCGACCGGATCTCCACCGAGATCGACTGGGTGATGAAGTACCAGCTCATCGAGCGCTACCGCGCCAAGAACAACATCAGCATGTCGCATCCGAGGGTGGCGCAGATAGACCTCGCCTACCACGACATCCACCGCCGCCGGGGCCTCTACTACCTCCTGGAGCGGAAGGGCCAGGCGGCCCGTATCTGCAACGACTTGAAGATCTTCGAGGGCAAGTCGGTGCCGCCGCAGACCACCCGGGCCCGGCTGCGCGGCGACTTCATCCGCCGGGCGCAGGAGCAGCGCCGCGACTTCACCGTCGACTGGGTGCACCTGAAGCTCAACGACCAGGCGCAGCGCACGGTGCTGTGCAAGGACCCGTTCCGGTCCGTGGACGACCGGGTGGAGAAGCTGATCGCGGGGATGTGA
- a CDS encoding FKBP-type peptidyl-prolyl cis-trans isomerase codes for MNFTKNTRRAAAAALTVPLLLFTAACGSDDGKGSSAAAVAKVEGKPGEQPKITVPKDAKASDEAVTKTLHEGSGAAVKKGDYVRLDFAAQTMKTGQNLGSTWTKQPGADAKAPRTQIVGEISDQPTQQQLPQKVMEAVAGQKVGSRFEVEGTAKALVGDNLNPQSGIKPEDGLVWVVDVVGAGKADKKGKSEGEQAAPEEGMPEVKSEGEKAATITIPKGEKAPADLKEQVLIKGKGPKVKAGDGLIAQYTGVKWEDGKKFDSSWDHGGATAFQIGTGAVVKGWDQALVGKSVGDRVEIVIPPKLGYGANPQSELAKNTLVFSVDIVGTV; via the coding sequence ATGAACTTCACGAAGAACACCCGCCGCGCCGCCGCCGCGGCGCTGACCGTTCCCCTCCTGCTGTTCACCGCCGCCTGTGGGTCCGATGACGGCAAGGGGTCGTCGGCCGCCGCGGTCGCCAAGGTGGAGGGGAAGCCCGGGGAGCAGCCCAAGATCACCGTGCCGAAGGACGCCAAGGCGTCCGACGAGGCGGTCACCAAGACGCTGCACGAGGGCTCGGGCGCGGCGGTCAAGAAGGGCGACTACGTACGGCTGGACTTCGCGGCGCAGACCATGAAGACCGGCCAGAACCTCGGCAGCACCTGGACCAAGCAGCCCGGCGCGGACGCGAAGGCGCCGCGCACCCAGATCGTCGGCGAGATCAGCGACCAGCCGACCCAGCAGCAGCTTCCGCAGAAGGTCATGGAGGCGGTCGCGGGCCAGAAGGTCGGCAGCCGCTTCGAGGTCGAGGGCACCGCCAAGGCGCTGGTCGGCGACAACCTGAACCCGCAGTCCGGCATCAAGCCGGAGGACGGCCTGGTGTGGGTCGTGGACGTGGTCGGCGCGGGCAAGGCCGACAAGAAGGGCAAGTCCGAGGGCGAGCAGGCGGCGCCGGAGGAGGGCATGCCCGAGGTGAAGTCGGAGGGCGAGAAGGCCGCGACGATCACCATCCCCAAGGGGGAGAAGGCGCCCGCCGACCTCAAGGAGCAGGTGCTGATCAAGGGCAAGGGCCCGAAGGTCAAGGCCGGTGACGGGCTGATCGCGCAGTACACCGGGGTGAAGTGGGAGGACGGCAAGAAGTTCGACTCCTCCTGGGACCACGGCGGCGCCACCGCCTTCCAGATCGGCACCGGTGCCGTCGTCAAGGGCTGGGACCAGGCCCTGGTCGGCAAGAGCGTCGGTGACCGGGTGGAGATCGTGATCCCGCCGAAGCTGGGCTACGGCGCGAACCCGCAGAGCGAGCTGGCGAAGAACACCCTGGTGTTCTCCGTCGACATCGTCGGCACCGTCTGA
- a CDS encoding FKBP-type peptidyl-prolyl cis-trans isomerase, which yields MNIDKPEIDFPEGPVPTDLEIVDLWEGDGAVAKAGDFVKVHYVGVAYSSGEEFDASWNRGKPLEFQLGAGQVISGWDQGVQGMKVGGRRRLTIPPHLAYGDRGAGGGRIAPGETLIFVCDLVSV from the coding sequence GTGAACATCGACAAGCCCGAGATCGACTTCCCCGAGGGCCCGGTCCCCACCGACCTGGAGATCGTGGACCTGTGGGAGGGTGACGGGGCCGTCGCCAAGGCCGGGGACTTCGTCAAGGTCCACTACGTCGGGGTCGCCTACAGCTCCGGCGAGGAGTTCGACGCGAGCTGGAACCGCGGCAAGCCGCTGGAGTTCCAGCTCGGCGCCGGCCAGGTCATCTCCGGCTGGGACCAGGGCGTCCAGGGCATGAAGGTCGGCGGCCGCCGCCGGCTGACCATCCCGCCGCACCTGGCCTACGGCGACCGCGGCGCCGGCGGCGGCCGGATCGCCCCGGGCGAGACGCTGATCTTCGTCTGCGACCTGGTGTCCGTCTGA
- a CDS encoding helix-turn-helix transcriptional regulator, which translates to MAIAKAERLMNLALCLLGTRRPLTKRELRSSIEAYVETFGSGDAGTGSDDSFNRMFERDKDDLRELGLVIETVEGLDGETGYLARRDSNRLPPITLDAAEAAALGLAAKIWQQARLAGAASGALQKLRAAGVPFQDDDSFEAQQPHSALEPRIPAHEAAFEPLMLACRDRRPVVFDYRKSNAARPEQRQVEPWILECWRGHWYLAGWDRERQAERVFRLSRITGKVRSRQGKFTAEVPDHVTVRETVESWAGETATGTARIRLRTDHGYPLRARALSIRELGDGWDELEIPYGHGLDAWLVEFGPDVVVLDPAELRADVVDRLRAVAKG; encoded by the coding sequence ATGGCCATTGCCAAGGCCGAGCGGCTGATGAATCTGGCGCTGTGCCTTCTGGGTACCCGTCGCCCGCTGACCAAACGTGAACTGCGGTCCTCGATCGAGGCGTACGTGGAGACGTTCGGCTCCGGGGACGCCGGTACGGGCAGCGACGACTCCTTCAACCGGATGTTCGAGCGCGACAAGGACGACCTGCGCGAACTCGGCCTGGTCATCGAGACCGTCGAAGGGCTGGACGGCGAGACCGGCTACCTCGCACGCCGGGACAGCAACCGCCTGCCCCCGATCACCCTGGACGCGGCCGAGGCCGCCGCCCTCGGGCTCGCCGCCAAGATCTGGCAGCAGGCCCGGCTGGCCGGCGCCGCCAGCGGCGCGCTCCAGAAGCTGCGCGCGGCCGGCGTCCCCTTCCAGGACGACGACAGCTTCGAGGCACAGCAGCCCCACAGTGCCCTCGAACCCCGCATCCCCGCCCACGAGGCCGCCTTCGAGCCGCTGATGCTCGCCTGCCGCGACCGCCGGCCCGTCGTCTTCGACTACCGCAAGTCCAACGCCGCCCGCCCCGAGCAGCGCCAGGTGGAACCCTGGATACTGGAGTGCTGGCGCGGCCACTGGTACCTCGCCGGCTGGGACCGCGAACGGCAGGCCGAACGGGTCTTCCGGCTCTCCCGCATCACCGGCAAGGTGCGCTCCCGGCAGGGGAAGTTCACCGCCGAGGTGCCCGACCACGTCACCGTCCGCGAGACGGTGGAGAGCTGGGCGGGCGAGACCGCCACCGGCACCGCCCGGATCAGACTGCGCACCGACCACGGCTACCCGCTGCGCGCCCGCGCGCTGAGCATCCGTGAGCTGGGCGACGGCTGGGACGAACTGGAGATCCCGTACGGGCACGGGCTCGACGCCTGGCTGGTCGAGTTCGGCCCCGACGTGGTGGTGCTGGACCCCGCCGAGCTGCGGGCCGACGTCGTGGACCGGCTGCGCGCCGTGGCCAAGGGCTGA
- a CDS encoding helix-turn-helix transcriptional regulator: MATNAIDQTRRMLSLVTYLRERPGARVSDVARAFGISEDELIGDLDVLPMCGTSFRGGDLLDIDTDGDRIWWHNPDDVAEPLRLAADEATALLVAARAVATLPGLREGDRQALLRATAKLEAAAGEAAGASSRVSVTFESEGGVFADVDRAIAERRRLWLRYYSPARDELTEREVDPIRLFAVGHTYVEAWCRLSEARRTFRLDRVAEIKLLDAPADPPPVELRDLSEGLVQPAAEDPEVVIEVAPGGRWVAEYYPHDSAEELPDGGLRITLRTPDPASLRRLALRLGRDGRIVSPQALADSARQASRQALAAYGE, from the coding sequence ATGGCTACCAACGCCATCGACCAGACCCGGCGGATGCTGTCGCTGGTCACCTACCTCCGCGAGCGCCCCGGCGCCCGCGTCTCCGACGTCGCCCGCGCCTTCGGCATCTCCGAGGACGAGCTGATCGGCGACCTCGACGTCCTGCCGATGTGCGGTACGAGCTTCCGCGGCGGCGACCTGCTCGACATCGACACCGACGGCGACCGCATCTGGTGGCACAACCCCGACGACGTCGCCGAGCCGCTGCGGCTGGCCGCCGACGAGGCGACCGCCCTGCTGGTCGCGGCCCGCGCCGTGGCCACCCTGCCCGGCCTGCGCGAGGGCGACCGGCAGGCGCTGCTGCGCGCCACCGCCAAGCTGGAGGCCGCGGCGGGCGAGGCGGCCGGCGCCAGCTCCCGCGTCTCGGTCACCTTCGAGTCGGAGGGCGGCGTCTTCGCCGACGTCGACCGGGCCATCGCCGAGCGCCGCCGGCTGTGGCTGCGCTACTACTCACCCGCGCGCGACGAGCTGACCGAGCGCGAGGTCGACCCGATCCGCCTGTTTGCGGTCGGCCACACCTACGTCGAGGCGTGGTGCCGCCTCTCGGAGGCCCGCCGCACCTTCCGGCTCGACCGGGTCGCCGAGATCAAACTGCTGGACGCCCCCGCCGACCCGCCGCCCGTCGAACTGCGCGACCTCTCCGAAGGACTGGTGCAGCCCGCGGCCGAGGACCCCGAGGTCGTCATCGAGGTGGCGCCCGGCGGACGCTGGGTGGCCGAGTACTACCCGCACGACAGCGCCGAGGAACTGCCGGACGGCGGCCTGCGCATCACCCTGCGCACCCCCGACCCCGCCTCGCTGCGGCGGCTCGCGCTGCGCCTGGGCCGGGACGGTCGGATCGTGTCGCCGCAGGCCCTGGCGGACAGCGCGCGCCAGGCGTCCCGGCAGGCGCTCGCGGCGTACGGCGAATAG